A window from Ramlibacter pinisoli encodes these proteins:
- a CDS encoding UbiD family decarboxylase produces the protein MRQYLDQLRARGDLLEVEREVDPRFEAAAVARRLQQASPKAVLFRHVKGHRMPVVLNVFSQHARLREMIRCGAGQTFCERLQEHIAASERLDDWFVRVPDGAGEELESGRLSDLPILTYHGRDGAPYITSGIFLARDPDSGVPNLSFHRSMLVSDDELRIRLGSSHDLAKYQLAAEARGQPLEAAILIGTAPEVFMAACVSLPPEGNEMALAASMRGEPLPVRRCRTIDLDVPADAEIVIEGRILPGVRRPEGPFGEFMGYYVEVGENHVFEVTHVSWRRGAVFHGLICGSDEDLRPLEAATAARIYRVLKSQVRGVLDVSCRPTVMNTIVKIRKQYEGHAQHVLLAAMGSHLDYNKLVVVVDEDVDIDNLDEVVWAFLTRGRADTRTMVVPDVPGFYRDPHKDHWGRLGLDATRPWGREAEFQRKTIPGVEAVRLADYLPGGLGT, from the coding sequence ATGAGACAGTACCTGGACCAGCTGCGCGCCCGCGGCGACCTGCTGGAAGTCGAGCGCGAGGTCGACCCGCGCTTCGAGGCGGCCGCGGTCGCCCGCCGGTTGCAGCAGGCATCGCCCAAGGCGGTGCTGTTCCGCCACGTGAAGGGCCATCGCATGCCGGTGGTGCTGAACGTCTTCAGCCAGCATGCGAGGCTGCGCGAAATGATCCGCTGCGGGGCCGGCCAGACCTTCTGCGAGCGGCTGCAGGAGCACATCGCCGCCTCCGAGCGCCTCGACGACTGGTTCGTGCGGGTGCCCGATGGCGCCGGCGAGGAACTGGAGTCGGGGCGCCTGTCCGACCTGCCCATCCTGACCTACCACGGGCGCGATGGTGCGCCGTACATCACCTCGGGCATCTTCCTCGCCAGGGACCCCGACAGCGGCGTGCCCAACCTGTCATTCCACCGGTCCATGCTGGTATCGGACGACGAGCTGCGCATCCGCCTGGGCAGCTCGCACGACCTGGCGAAGTACCAGCTGGCCGCCGAAGCGCGCGGCCAGCCGCTGGAAGCCGCCATCCTGATCGGGACCGCGCCGGAAGTGTTCATGGCCGCCTGCGTCTCGCTGCCGCCGGAGGGCAACGAGATGGCGCTGGCCGCCTCCATGCGCGGCGAGCCGTTGCCGGTGCGGCGCTGCCGCACCATCGACCTGGACGTGCCGGCCGACGCCGAGATCGTGATCGAGGGCCGCATCCTGCCCGGTGTCCGGCGGCCGGAAGGCCCGTTCGGCGAGTTCATGGGCTACTACGTCGAGGTCGGCGAGAACCACGTGTTCGAGGTCACCCACGTCAGCTGGCGTCGCGGCGCCGTGTTCCACGGGCTCATCTGCGGCTCCGACGAGGACCTGCGGCCGCTGGAGGCGGCCACCGCCGCACGCATCTACCGCGTCCTGAAGAGCCAGGTGCGCGGGGTGCTGGACGTCTCTTGCCGGCCGACGGTGATGAACACCATCGTCAAGATCCGCAAGCAGTACGAGGGCCACGCGCAGCACGTGCTGTTGGCCGCGATGGGCTCGCACCTCGACTACAACAAGCTGGTGGTGGTGGTCGACGAGGACGTCGACATCGACAACCTCGACGAGGTGGTGTGGGCCTTCCTGACGAGGGGCCGGGCCGACACCCGCACGATGGTCGTGCCCGACGTGCCCGGCTTCTACCGAGACCCCCACAAGGACCACTGGGGCCGGCTCGGCCTGGACGCCACCCGGCCCTGGGGCCGGGAGGCCGAGTTCCAGCGCAAGACCATCCCCGGCGTCGAGGCGGTGCGGCTGGCCGATTACCTGCCGGGCGGGCTGGGCACATGA
- a CDS encoding hydantoinase B/oxoprolinase family protein → MSPALRARVGIDIGGTFTDFALEVERGGVGQRFFAKVLTTPDAPERAVLEGLDRLLADAAIRPAELESVLHGTTLATNAVIERRGARLAFVTTEGFRDTLEMGSESRYDHYDLNVDKPAPLVPRHLRFTLPERMAASGRVLRPLTDEALQALLPALDAADVSAVAVGFLHSHANPAHERSAAEFLRRHRPHLFVSTSAEVAPEIREYERFATACVNAYVQPLMAGYLGRLEAALAQRGVRAPLALMLSNGGLCDVATARAFPVRLLESGPAGGAILAASVATELGIDKALLVDIGGTTAKLCFIDGGAPQTARTMEVARLARFKAGSGIPLRFPVVELAEIGAGGGSIAHVDALGRLRVGPESAGSEPGPACYGRGGRLPTVTDAHLVLGRLDARSFAGGRMPLDVDAANEALRPLAEALGLSVADTAWSICELVDESMATAVHEHAVEVGKGVEGRTLVAIGGMAPLHAARLARKLGLEQVVVPDGAGVGSALGFLRAAIAFESTRSVRMPLPQFDAAAANALLAPMAVAMHEVVRRAASGEDLREARTAWMRYQGQGHEIRVPVPGRELEAEDGAGLREAFEAAYRSLYGRVIDGATVEVLGWSVRVEAAAPRRIPAMTDAGREQAGGTACRFFDQGRRQWTDGRATSARAVARAGRLAGPALLREEETTVVVPAGFEVAGAPGGHLQLLLAGSTDAPADAMPDDIRVQVLWGRLISVVEEQARTLMRTAFSPTVREAGDLSAGLFDLQGRLIAQAVTGTPGHVNSMAACAVHFLAKYPAAAMREGDHFITNDPWLTSGHLHDVTVLSPVFQAGEVIGFFACTCHQVDVGGLGQGPDGRSVHEEGLYIPILPLARAGQVNGDLLSIVRANVRQPDLVVGDILSYITANEVSGRRLAAMLDEFGERGLASIAQAVMARSAAGMRRAIDALPPGTYRSSLQLDGYDAPVHIQCSVTIGDGRIRVGFDGSSPASSHGINLVLNYTRAYAAFGVRAAVAPDVPNNAGSLALVEVDAPAGSILNAQHPAPVCARHIIGQFLPEVVLAALAGAMPGRIPAEGAACNWGLQLRGGPAVARAAGSEGCKVPPFEILFFNAGGSGARPASDGLSATAFPSGIRAIPVEVCESAAPIVIWRKELLPGSGGAGRFRGGLGQRVEVATLDGSPFQVFGIFDRVRNPARGRDGGDDGAPGWVGLASGQALRSMGLQTVPAGEVLRIDVPGGAGLGPAAQRDPRAVAEDERLGYLAAATMRP, encoded by the coding sequence ATGAGCCCCGCCCTGCGTGCCCGCGTCGGCATCGACATCGGCGGCACCTTCACCGACTTCGCGCTCGAGGTCGAGCGCGGCGGCGTCGGCCAGCGCTTCTTCGCCAAGGTCCTCACGACCCCGGACGCTCCGGAACGTGCCGTCCTGGAAGGACTCGACCGGCTGCTGGCCGATGCCGCGATCCGTCCGGCCGAGCTGGAATCGGTCCTGCACGGCACGACCCTGGCGACCAACGCGGTGATCGAGCGCCGCGGTGCCCGGCTGGCCTTCGTCACCACCGAGGGCTTCCGCGACACGCTCGAGATGGGCAGCGAGAGCCGCTATGACCACTACGACCTGAACGTCGACAAGCCGGCGCCGCTGGTTCCGCGTCATCTGCGCTTCACGCTCCCGGAGCGGATGGCCGCCTCGGGCCGCGTGCTGCGGCCGCTGACCGACGAGGCCCTGCAGGCCCTGCTGCCGGCCCTCGACGCGGCCGACGTGAGCGCTGTGGCCGTCGGCTTCCTGCACAGCCATGCCAACCCGGCGCACGAGCGAAGCGCGGCCGAGTTCCTGCGCCGTCACCGGCCCCACCTGTTCGTCTCCACGTCGGCCGAGGTGGCGCCCGAGATCCGGGAGTACGAGCGGTTCGCTACCGCCTGCGTGAATGCCTACGTGCAGCCGCTGATGGCCGGCTACCTCGGCCGCCTCGAGGCGGCCCTGGCGCAGCGCGGCGTCCGCGCCCCGCTGGCGCTGATGCTGTCGAACGGCGGCCTGTGCGACGTCGCCACGGCACGTGCTTTCCCCGTGCGGCTGCTCGAGTCCGGTCCGGCGGGCGGTGCCATCCTGGCCGCGAGCGTCGCCACCGAACTGGGCATCGACAAGGCCCTGCTGGTGGACATCGGCGGCACCACGGCCAAGCTCTGCTTCATCGATGGTGGGGCGCCGCAGACGGCCCGCACCATGGAGGTGGCGCGGCTGGCCCGGTTCAAGGCCGGCAGCGGCATCCCGCTGCGCTTCCCGGTGGTCGAACTGGCGGAGATCGGGGCCGGGGGCGGCTCCATCGCCCACGTCGATGCGCTCGGCCGGCTGCGGGTCGGGCCCGAGAGCGCCGGCTCCGAGCCGGGACCGGCGTGCTACGGCCGGGGCGGCCGGCTGCCGACGGTCACCGATGCCCACCTGGTGCTGGGGCGCCTGGACGCCCGATCGTTCGCCGGCGGCCGCATGCCGCTCGACGTCGACGCGGCCAACGAGGCGCTGCGGCCGCTGGCCGAGGCGCTCGGCCTGTCCGTGGCCGACACCGCCTGGAGCATCTGCGAGCTGGTGGACGAGAGCATGGCCACCGCCGTGCACGAGCATGCCGTCGAGGTCGGCAAGGGCGTGGAAGGGCGCACGCTGGTCGCCATCGGCGGCATGGCGCCGCTGCACGCGGCCCGGCTGGCCCGCAAGCTCGGGCTGGAGCAGGTGGTGGTGCCCGACGGTGCCGGCGTCGGCTCCGCGCTCGGGTTCCTGCGCGCGGCGATCGCCTTCGAGAGCACGCGCAGCGTCCGCATGCCGCTGCCGCAGTTCGATGCCGCCGCCGCCAACGCGTTGCTGGCGCCCATGGCCGTTGCGATGCACGAGGTGGTGCGGCGCGCCGCCTCCGGCGAGGACCTGCGGGAGGCGCGCACCGCCTGGATGCGCTACCAGGGCCAGGGACACGAGATCCGCGTGCCCGTGCCGGGCCGCGAGCTGGAGGCGGAGGACGGTGCCGGACTGCGCGAAGCCTTCGAGGCCGCCTACCGGTCGCTGTACGGCCGGGTGATCGATGGCGCGACCGTCGAGGTGCTCGGCTGGTCGGTGCGGGTGGAAGCCGCGGCGCCGCGCCGGATTCCCGCGATGACCGACGCCGGCCGCGAACAGGCGGGTGGGACTGCCTGTCGCTTCTTCGACCAGGGCCGCCGCCAGTGGACCGACGGCCGTGCCACCTCGGCCCGCGCCGTCGCCCGCGCGGGCCGGCTTGCCGGTCCGGCCCTGCTGCGCGAGGAAGAGACGACCGTCGTCGTGCCGGCCGGGTTCGAGGTCGCGGGGGCACCGGGCGGCCACCTGCAGCTGCTGCTCGCCGGCAGCACGGACGCCCCGGCTGACGCCATGCCCGACGACATCCGCGTGCAGGTGCTCTGGGGCCGGCTGATCTCGGTGGTCGAGGAGCAGGCGCGCACGCTGATGCGCACCGCCTTCTCGCCCACGGTGCGCGAAGCCGGCGACCTGTCGGCCGGCCTGTTCGACCTGCAGGGCCGCCTGATCGCCCAGGCCGTGACCGGCACCCCGGGCCATGTGAACTCGATGGCCGCCTGCGCCGTGCACTTCCTGGCCAAGTACCCGGCCGCGGCGATGCGCGAGGGCGACCACTTCATCACCAACGATCCCTGGCTCACCTCGGGCCACCTGCACGACGTCACCGTGCTGTCGCCTGTGTTCCAGGCCGGCGAGGTGATCGGCTTCTTCGCCTGCACCTGCCACCAGGTCGATGTCGGCGGACTGGGGCAGGGCCCCGATGGCCGGTCCGTCCACGAGGAGGGCCTCTACATCCCTATCCTGCCGCTGGCGCGCGCCGGGCAGGTGAACGGCGACCTGCTCAGCATCGTGCGGGCCAACGTGCGCCAGCCCGATCTGGTGGTGGGGGACATCCTGTCGTACATCACGGCCAACGAAGTCAGCGGGCGCCGGCTGGCCGCCATGCTCGACGAGTTCGGCGAGCGCGGGCTGGCGTCGATCGCCCAGGCCGTGATGGCACGGTCGGCCGCCGGCATGCGCCGGGCGATCGATGCGCTGCCGCCCGGCACGTACCGCTCCAGCCTCCAGCTGGACGGCTACGACGCGCCGGTGCACATCCAGTGCTCGGTGACCATCGGCGACGGCCGCATCCGGGTGGGATTCGACGGCAGCTCGCCGGCCAGCAGCCACGGCATCAACCTGGTGCTGAACTACACCCGTGCCTATGCCGCCTTCGGGGTCCGCGCGGCGGTGGCGCCCGACGTGCCGAACAACGCCGGGTCACTGGCGCTGGTCGAGGTCGACGCGCCGGCAGGGTCCATCCTGAATGCCCAGCACCCGGCGCCGGTGTGCGCGCGCCACATCATCGGCCAGTTCCTGCCCGAGGTCGTGCTGGCCGCGCTGGCCGGCGCGATGCCGGGCCGGATCCCGGCCGAGGGCGCGGCCTGCAACTGGGGCCTGCAGCTGCGCGGCGGCCCGGCCGTCGCCCGCGCGGCCGGCAGCGAAGGCTGCAAGGTCCCGCCGTTCGAGATCCTGTTCTTCAACGCCGGTGGCTCGGGTGCCCGGCCGGCGAGCGACGGCCTGTCCGCCACCGCCTTCCCGAGCGGCATCCGCGCCATCCCGGTCGAGGTGTGCGAAAGCGCGGCCCCGATCGTCATCTGGCGCAAGGAACTGCTGCCCGGCTCCGGCGGGGCAGGGCGGTTCCGGGGCGGTCTCGGCCAGCGGGTCGAGGTGGCCACGCTGGACGGCTCGCCGTTCCAGGTGTTCGGCATCTTCGACCGCGTGCGCAACCCGGCGCGGGGACGCGACGGCGGCGACGACGGCGCGCCGGGCTGGGTCGGGCTGGCCAGCGGACAGGCGCTGCGGTCCATGGGACTGCAGACCGTCCCCGCGGGCGAGGTGCTGCGCATCGACGTTCCCGGCGGCGCGGGCCTGGGCCCGGCGGCGCAGCGCGACCCGCGCGCGGTGGCCGAGGACGAGCGCCTGGGCTACCTGGCCGCGGCCACAATGCGGCCATGA
- a CDS encoding GntR family transcriptional regulator gives MKQPDPPLAPLRRGEPLSEKVYRAVHQKIASGALDPAQKLTETQLATLLGVSRTPVREALARLRREGLVDSGARRVVSTLTRADIEEIMEVRLLMEPYIAARAADRATPAGVQQLEAALADEERALPLKSPQKFSIANHAFRQGLMRLAGNGRLAEAASRYDASIQALRRATLARPEHRATVVKHHRALVEAIRAGAHEQAEAQMRQLMREASDCMLGLAPARRRSRA, from the coding sequence ATGAAACAGCCCGATCCCCCGCTGGCGCCGCTGCGCCGCGGCGAGCCTCTGTCCGAGAAGGTGTACCGGGCGGTGCACCAGAAGATCGCCAGCGGCGCGCTCGACCCGGCGCAAAAGCTCACCGAGACCCAGCTGGCGACGCTGCTGGGCGTGTCGCGCACGCCGGTGCGCGAGGCGCTGGCGCGGCTGCGGCGCGAAGGCCTGGTCGATTCCGGCGCGCGCCGCGTCGTATCGACCCTCACGCGGGCCGACATCGAGGAGATCATGGAGGTGCGGCTGCTGATGGAGCCCTACATCGCCGCCCGCGCGGCCGACCGGGCCACCCCGGCCGGGGTGCAGCAGCTCGAAGCCGCGCTGGCCGACGAGGAGCGGGCGCTGCCGCTGAAGTCGCCGCAGAAGTTCTCGATCGCCAACCATGCGTTCCGCCAGGGGCTGATGCGGCTGGCGGGCAACGGGCGGCTGGCCGAAGCCGCCAGCCGCTATGACGCGTCTATCCAGGCGCTGCGCCGTGCTACGTTGGCCCGACCGGAGCACCGCGCGACCGTGGTCAAGCACCACCGGGCGCTGGTGGAAGCCATCCGCGCCGGCGCCCACGAGCAGGCCGAGGCACAGATGCGCCAGCTGATGCGCGAGGCCAGCGACTGCATGCTGGGCCTGGCGCCGGCCCGCCGGCGGAGCCGCGCATGA
- a CDS encoding Bug family tripartite tricarboxylate transporter substrate binding protein: MNPHRRSLARFGAAALLALAAGAAPAQDAPIHLLVGFAPGGMTDVVGRVLAQGLQAELGRTVLVENRPGAGGQIAAQALKAARPDGNTLFLTNNHTTAMIPLTTVNPGYEARDFAAVGLVATNPNFFIVNPAVVGPSVDSVKAFVQWAKANPARGNIGVPAPASAPEFSVTVMGQSLGADLKPVAYRGDAPLVQDLLGGQIAAGISGISSALPHVKAGKLKLVAVDGPKRLAGFPDIPTYGELGIQGLDDVIFIGVVAPAGMPADLIARYNAAINKVVASRAFLERTSEAGIVPLTGTPEEMARRTEASRLANIPLVKAAGFKPQ; this comes from the coding sequence ATGAACCCGCATCGCCGCTCGCTGGCCCGCTTCGGCGCCGCCGCCCTCCTCGCCCTGGCCGCCGGCGCCGCGCCGGCCCAGGATGCCCCCATCCACCTGCTGGTGGGCTTCGCCCCGGGCGGCATGACGGACGTGGTCGGCCGGGTGCTGGCACAGGGCCTGCAGGCCGAGCTGGGCCGCACCGTGCTGGTGGAGAACCGGCCGGGCGCCGGCGGACAGATCGCCGCACAGGCGCTCAAGGCGGCGCGGCCGGACGGCAACACGCTGTTCCTGACCAACAACCACACCACGGCCATGATCCCGCTGACCACGGTCAACCCCGGCTACGAGGCCAGGGACTTCGCGGCCGTGGGCCTGGTGGCCACCAATCCGAACTTCTTCATCGTCAACCCGGCCGTGGTCGGCCCGTCGGTCGACAGCGTCAAGGCGTTCGTGCAATGGGCCAAGGCCAATCCGGCACGCGGCAACATCGGCGTGCCGGCACCTGCCAGCGCGCCCGAGTTCTCGGTCACCGTCATGGGCCAGTCGCTCGGGGCCGACCTCAAGCCGGTGGCCTACCGCGGCGACGCACCGCTGGTGCAGGACCTGCTGGGCGGGCAGATCGCCGCCGGCATCTCCGGCATCTCCTCGGCGCTGCCGCACGTCAAGGCGGGCAAGCTCAAGCTGGTGGCCGTCGACGGGCCGAAGCGCCTGGCCGGCTTCCCGGACATCCCGACCTACGGCGAGTTGGGCATCCAGGGCCTGGACGACGTCATCTTCATCGGCGTGGTCGCGCCGGCCGGCATGCCCGCCGACCTGATCGCCCGCTACAACGCCGCCATCAACAAGGTGGTGGCGTCCCGGGCCTTCCTCGAGCGCACCAGCGAGGCCGGCATCGTGCCGCTGACCGGCACGCCGGAGGAGATGGCTCGCCGCACCGAGGCCAGCCGGCTGGCCAACATCCCCCTGGTGAAGGCGGCCGGCTTCAAGCCGCAATAA
- a CDS encoding RNA-binding protein has product MKHFELSQDMLNLRGQFYPTGHIVAMFATADAAEAAGSALQSAGLDADDISLITPEAMLRDIVRTVGSSGATLPSAGTEADTVRRYADYASSGHYGLLVKAPDHDDSDRVMEVLQRHQVAHAQKYRMLVIEDLA; this is encoded by the coding sequence ATGAAGCACTTCGAACTCAGCCAAGACATGCTCAACCTGCGTGGCCAGTTCTACCCGACCGGCCACATCGTCGCCATGTTCGCCACTGCCGACGCGGCCGAGGCCGCCGGAAGCGCGCTGCAGTCCGCAGGGTTGGACGCCGACGACATCAGCCTGATCACGCCGGAAGCGATGTTGCGCGACATCGTGCGCACCGTCGGCAGCTCCGGCGCGACCCTGCCCTCAGCCGGCACCGAGGCCGACACGGTGCGACGCTACGCCGACTACGCCTCGAGCGGCCATTACGGCCTGCTGGTGAAGGCGCCCGACCATGACGACAGCGACCGGGTCATGGAAGTGCTGCAGCGCCACCAGGTGGCGCATGCGCAGAAGTACCGGATGCTGGTGATCGAAGACCTGGCCTGA